One region of Alosa alosa isolate M-15738 ecotype Scorff River chromosome 1, AALO_Geno_1.1, whole genome shotgun sequence genomic DNA includes:
- the LOC125298306 gene encoding collagen alpha-4(IV) chain-like, whose protein sequence is MGVLQPCITMTHLHQWITWGTCIILLFAPSLEVKAGELSGPCEGRDCSVCKCLPVKGARGVHGAHGPQGPRGPNGPVGVIGRLGQKGKRGYEGLPGPEGLKGDRGETGPPGFGGLKGLQGLPGEGGLPGVTGADGCNGTRGLPGTPGLPGRVGFFGPRGPPGIKGMKGEPQHGGTEPGFPGDPGPPGLPGLPGPKGFKGSKGLWGQPGPDGEGGVNGKDGANGVKGDTGRSLPGEPGDEGDVGQPGPPGQLLELAEPPLEYFIKGAKGDKGDPGLCGVKGPPGFALSGNPGEKGISGYVGSRGEHGIPGAPGYRGVKGNHGDPGLPGINGLSGAKGEQGEPGPKGAPLLVDRLSVPGPEGDSGYSGDPGLPGDMGVMGAPGQPGPRGYTLPSSDGRPGLKGPPGPKGFKGEPGQFYNGGGATGDPGLPGPPGPKGNRGPAGVGAGCLGYCDPGFPGARGEKGDRGEPGQIGAIGLKGYPGECLCDSASGHQGPTGPRGPPGSPGYQGSVGPAGARGDPGFNGNPGPVGLNGIPGVTGYHGAKGQKGESYIGTKGLKGEQGIPGTPGINGAQGPPGPDGTHGPIGDAGLPGDSYTGCIGDKGYPGLPGPKGPPGLAGPPGPGIPGPAGDRGPEGDEGPQGPPGFCGPPGPRGDICDQLCDDEARSPVGPPGLQGPPGVTGRPGGEGQPGPPGPPGPPGLKGPRGDDAFHQSPPGSQGPPGDPGDPGPPGYVTDGPPGPPGLQGPPGPKGRPGDGGPNGPPGPVGRRGSTGPPGLKGVKGTAGLPGVPGSPGLTGTSGYKGHMGDPGPTGASGPPGRPGVVCGLPGLPGPVGPIGPVGYKGEKGGSGPPGPTGTGPKGPLGSPGTPGSPGRPGPAGHPGLPGDPGLHGLNGMKGNRGIPGIPGFGRPGNPGVRGPPGRQGERGNPGPDGADGDKGFKGIKGHKGKPGPPGPGLQGKGEKGNQGSPGPKGYLGVRGDKGFPGPPGWAGVNGVDGPPGYQKGPTGPPGWCGHLGPPGPPGPLGDRGPNGPPGAYGYKGDPGVPGPPGPYGLPGLDGMKGEPGPSQGFPGPPGQKGSPGETGPPGCTGARGDPGEEGDIGYNGFPGPKGNQGPRGPPGPAGPPGSGLHGPPGPTGPEGPPGPKGYPGPNGHPGPTGDPGLPGLNGLIGAKGERGSIGVGGGSPQGPSGSPGDQGPRGDPGFPGFSQPGSKGSRGNPGTPGFPGVPGEPGNPGRDCTQSNRGPDGDPGPPGHDGPPGLRGPPGPPGPTHAYRGDSGDTGPPGPPGPKGDPGGRGPLGPTGYPGLIGLKGPKGYEGPRGPLGHAGQPGFPGPQGLPGNSGPPGPPGRKGEPGVVIDVDRPEAPPGSKGRPAFIPGPTGLPGPPGPTGSPGRKGPKGAEGSRGPPGRDGPEGPHGVRGDPGEPGANGFVGPEGPHGEPGDPGFPGSIASVSPGFLLVIHSQSAIIPKCAQDMHELWTGYSLLYLGGQERAHTQDLGQAGSCMPIFNTMPFSYCNKDSCDYASRNDKSYWLSTTAAVPMMPMEGHSISLYISRCVVCESPSPAVAFHSQGEERVGCPAGWRTLWQGYSFLLSTGTGDEGGGQSLTSPGSCLADFRTQPAIECQGARGTCHYFENLYSFWLTSVGFSDQFRSPPQPVTLKGPTEQRNRASKCHVCMRSIQSATVI, encoded by the exons GTGCATCATACTGCTCTTCGCCCCCAGCCTGGAAGTCAAGGCG GGAGAGTTATCAGGACCGTGCGAAGGTAGAGACTGTTCTGTCTGCAAATGCCTGCCTGTGAAAGGAGCAAGG GGAGTCCATGGAGCCCACGGACCGCAGGGGCCACGCGGGCCTAACGGGCCAGTCGGAGTGATTGGACGTCTCGGCCAAAAGGGCAAACGAGGATACGAGGGCCTGCCTGGGCCAGAGGGACTCAAGGGGGACAGG GGAGAGACCGGACCACCAGGTTTTGGCGGGCTAAAAGGATTACAA GGTTTACCTGGAGAAGGAGGTCTACCTGGTGTGACAGGTGCGGATGGATGCAATGGGACAAGAGGACTGCCTGGTACCCCAGGACTCCCAGGAAGAGTTGGCTTCTTTGGCCCACGG GGTCCTCCAGGAATAAAAGGAATGAAGGGAGAGCCCCAGCATGGTGGGACTGAACCAGGGTTTCCA GGAGATCCTGGGCCCCCTGGTCTTCCTGGTTTACCT GGACCCAAAGGATTTAAAGGTTCTAAAGGGCTCTGGGGTCAGCCTGGTCCAGACGGAGAAGGA GGTGTTAATGGTAAGGATGGGGCCAATGGTGTAAAA GGTGACACTGGAAGATCACTGCCGGGCGAGCCAGGAGATGAG GGAGATGTGGGACAACCCGGACCGCCAGGACAACTTTTAGAGCTAGCTGAGCCTCCACTCGAATACTTCATCAAGGGTGCAAAG GGTGACAAAGGCGACCCTGGATTATGTGGAGTCAAAGGCCcacct GGTTTTGCATTATCAGGAAACCCAGGAGAAAAGGGCATTTCTGGATATGTTGGCTCTCGT GGTGAACATGGCATTCCGGGAGCACCAGGATATAGGGGTGTTAAG GGCAACCATGGAGATCCTGGGCTTCCAGGAATAAACGGACTCTCCGGTGCTAAG GGAGAACAAGGAGAGCCTGGCCCCAAAGGAGCACCACTTTTGGTAGATAGGTTATCTG TTCCAGGTCCTGAGGGAGATAGTGGGTATTCAGGAGACCCAGGGTTGCCAGGCGATATGGGCGTTATGGGGGCCCCAGGGCAGCCAGGTCCCCGTGGCTATACACTCCCAA GCTCAGATGGCAGACCAGGGCTTAAAGGCCCTCCAGGTCCCAAAGGCTTTAAGGGCGAACCAGGGCAGTTTTACAATGGTGGGGGCGCTACTGGAGACCCCGGGTTGCCAGGGCCCCCTGGTCCTAAAGGGAATCGAGGACCCGCAGGTGTGGGTGCAG GATGCCTTG GCTACTGTGATCCTGGTTTTCCGGGTGCACGTGGGGAAAAGGGTGATCGAGGTGAACCTGGACAAATTGGTGCGATAGGGCTGAAAG GCTATCctggagagtgtttgtgtgattcGGCCTCTGGTCATCAGGGGCCCACAGGACCTCGAGGACCACCAGGCTCTCCTGGTTACCAAGGTTCAGTGGGCCCAGCTGGAGCGAGGGGGGACCCTGGCTTCAATGGAAACCCTGGACCTGTAGGCCTTAAT GGAATCCCAGGGGTAACTGGTTACCACGGTGCCAAAGGCCAGAAGGGAGAATCCTATATAGGTACAAAAG GCTTGAAGGGTGAGCAGGGGATTCCGGGAACACCTGGTATTAATGGAGCTCAAGGTCCGCCTGGCCCTGATGGAACCCACGGACCTATTGGAGATGCGGGGCTCCCA GGTGACAGTTATACTGGGTGTATAGGTGACAAGGGATACCCAGGTTTGCCTGGTCCAAAAGGACCTCCAGGCCTAGCAGGACCCCCTGGTCCAGGCATACCTGGCCCAGCAGGAGACCGAGGACCGGAGGGGGATGAAGGACCACAGGGCCCCCCTGGTTTTTGTGGGCCTCCTGGACCTAGGG GCGATATATGTGATCAGCTTTGTGATGACGAAGCAAGAAGTCCAGTTGGTCCTCCAGGACTACAAGGACCGCCAGGAGTTACCG GGAGACCTGGAGGTGAAGGGCAGCCGGGGCCACCAGGTCCTCCTGGACCACCAGGATTGAAAGGGCCGAGAGGGGACGATGCATTCCATCAATCACCCCCAG GAAGCCAAGGTCCACCTGGTGATCCGGGTGATCCAGGCCCTCCGGGATACGTCACAGATGGCCCACCGGGCCCCCCGGGTCTCCAAGGGCCTCCAGGCCCAAAGGGACGACCAGGTGATGGGGGACCAAATGGCCCTCCTGGCCCTGTCGGACGAAGAGGATCTACTGGACCTCCTGGACTAAAGGGTGTAAAGGGAACAGCTGGCCTGCCTGGTGTACCAG GAAGCCCAGGCCTTACAGGGACCAGTGGTTATAAAGGACATATGGGAGACCCTGGGCCCACAGGAGCCTCAGGTCCCCCAGGGAGGCCGGGGGTGGTGTGTGGCTTACCAGGTCTACCTGGTCCAGTAGGACCCATTGGGCCTGTAG GTTACAAAGGTGAGAAAGGTGGTAGTGGGCCGCCAGGCCCCACAGGTACTGGGCCCAAAGGACCTCTAGGGTCACCTGGAACACCTGGGTCACCAGGACGCCCTGGGCCAGCAGGACACCCTGGGCTACCCGGAGACCCTGGACTACATGGCCTTAACGGAATGAAAG GTAACAGAGGTATCCCAGGAATACCTGGCTTTGGGAGACCTGGAAATCCTGGTGTGAGAGGCCCCCCTGGAAGACAAGGGGAAAGGGGTAACCCAGGACCAGATGGAGCTGATGGCGACAAAGGCTTCAAAGGAATAAAAG GTCACAAGGGAAAGCCAGGGCCTCCAGGACCAGGGTTACAAGGGAAGGGGGAGAAGGGAAACCAGGGATCTCCGGGGCCAAAAGGATATCTTGGAGTCAGAG GTGACAAAGGTTTCCCAGGACCACCAGGTTGGGCAGGTGTGAACGGTGTGGACGGCCCACCTGGGTATCAGAAAGGCCCAACTGGCCCACCAGGATGGTGTGGGCATCTTGGCCCCCCCGGCCCTCCTGGACCTCTGGGAGATCGGGGGCCCAATGGGCCTCCTGGAGCCTATGGTTACAAG GGTGACCCAGGTGTCCCAGGACCACCAGGTCCATATGGACTGCCAGGCTTAGATGGCATGAAAG GTGAACCAGGGCCCAGTCAAGGATTCCCTGGGCCTCCGGGTCAGAAAGGAAGTCCGGGAGAAACTGGTCCTCCAG GCTGTACTG GGGCGAGAGGAGACCCGGGAGAGGAGGGTGACATAGGCTATAATGGATTCCCTGGCCCAAAAGGAAACCAAGGTCCCAGAGGGCCCCCAG GCCCTGCTGGTCCTCCAGGATCTGGGCTCCATGGTCCTCCAGGCCCCACTGGCCCCGAAGGACCTCCAGGCCCTAAAGGTTACCCTGGACCTAATGGTCACCCGG GCCCAACAGGAGATCCAGGTCTGCCTGGTCTGAATGGCCTTATTGgtgcaaagggagagagaggatcaaTTG GGGTAGGTGGGGGTAGTCCCCAAGGACCCTCTGGTTCTCCTGGAGATCAAGGCCCACGAGGAGATCCAGGATTCCCAGGATTCTCTCAACCAGGATCAAAGGGTTCGAGAGGCAATCCAGGAACACCAG GCTTCCCAGGTGTCCCGGGGGAGCCAGGCAATCCTGGGAGAGACTGCACACAGAGCAACAGAGGACCTGATGGAGATCCAGGCCCCCCTGGCCATGATGGACCTCCAG GACTCAGAGGTCCTCCAGGACCTCCCGGCCCAACACATGCCTACCGAGGAGACAGTGGTGACACTGGACCGCCAGGTCCACCCGGACCCAAAGGTGACCCAGGAGGCCGTGGGCCTCTAGGACCTACAGGTTATCCTGGACTCATTGGCCTTAAAG GACCCAAAGGATATGAAGGTCCCAGAGGACCACTTGGTCATGCAGGGCAGCCTGGTTTCCCTGGTCCCCAAGGCCTTCCAGGAAATTCAGGACCCCCTGGTCCACCAG GTCGAAAGGGCGAACCAGGTGTAGTTATAGATGTGGACAGGCCCGAGGCACCCCCTGGATCTAAAGGCCGCCCTGCTTTTATTCCTGGCCCCACTGGTTTGCCAGGCCCTCCTGGTCCAACTGGATCTCCAGGACGCAAAG GACCCAAAGGTGCAGAAGGGAGTCGTGGGCCGCCTGGACGAGATGGTCCTGAAGGACCACATGGAGTCCGAGGAGATCCAGGTGAACCTGGAGCCAATGGATTTGTGGGACCTGAAG GCCCACATGGTGAACCAGGAGACCCTGGTTTCCCAGGAAGCATAGCATCAGTTAGCCCTGGCTTCCTACTGGTCATTCACAGCCAGTCAGCAATCATACCTAAGTGTGCTCAGGACATGCATGAGCTGTGGACCGGCTACAGTCTTCTCTATCTGGGAGGACAAGAGAGAGCCCATACACAGGACCTTG GTCAGGCAGGCTCTTGCATGCCCATCTTCAACACCATGCCATTCAGCTACTGCAACAAAGACTCCTGCGACTACGCAAGCCGCAATGACAAGTCCTATTGGCTGTCCACCACCGCCGCTGTGCCCATGATGCCCATGGAGGGACACAGCATCTCGCTCTACATCAGCCGCTGTGTCGTGTGTGAGAGTCCATCACCCGCCGTGGCCTTCCACAGCCAGGGCGAGGAGAGGGTCGGGTGTCCAGCGGGCTGGAGGACACTGTGGCAAGGATATTCCTTCCTTTTG tCCACTGGCACAGGAGATGAGGGGGGTGGCCAATCCCTGACCTCCCCAGGAAGCTGTTTAGCGGACTTCCGTACCCAACCCGCCATCGAGTGCCAGGGGGCCAGAGGCACGTGCCACTACTTTGAGAACTTGTACAGCTTTTGGTTGACCAGCGTTGGCTTTTCGGATCAATTCAGAAGCCCCCCACAGCCAGTCACACTCAAAGGTCCGACAGAACAGCGAAATCGTGCAAGCAAATGCCACGTATGTATGAGGAGCATACAGTCAGCAACAGTAATCTGA